From the Flavobacterium galactosidilyticum genome, one window contains:
- a CDS encoding TonB-dependent receptor, which translates to MVIKKYNTISFKEPFSQCINLLSVSKLSVGVALLFISQISLAQDKKQIGNETVNVVKPYTPKISDASKVKEVPELDDEGNAKKETIKYTIFSFPVASTFAPSKGKAEGVEKEEQAHLFKNYATAGLGNYGTFIGELFVNHDLNDTDYVGGMFRHHSSQGGIKDVLLDDKFYDTSLDLMYGSNRENVSWNLDLGLQNQIYNWYGLPTDFGSGLTPQNRGQLINSIDPRQSYNRISLGGNIAFKESILNKMSLEFSHFTDIFNSAENRFYIKPTVQFDVMDSAVKTDIIVDYVGGTFEKNYINNTQSLEYGFTNIGISPSFVMLKEDWTLNIGAAIFYSIENQNTNKLYVYPKFNASYKVVGDLMIFYAGAEGDLKQNSYQDLVDLNPFLSPTLFIKPSDQQYDIFAGLKGKLTNNLSYNVKGSYINERNKALFRSNDYTENTANENYAFGNSFQVVYDDMRTLNFYGELKADFSDNVTFGVNGSFSSFKNDNQSEAWNLPAIKVNTSLDFNITKKWFAGANLFYVGERKDYKTNMDIVYVVAPSQNPTTLKSYFDVNANVGYNYSDRLTAFVRANNIANNGYQKWLSYPVQSFQLILGANYKFDF; encoded by the coding sequence ATGGTAATTAAAAAATATAATACAATTTCATTTAAAGAGCCTTTTTCTCAATGCATCAATTTACTTTCTGTTAGTAAACTTAGTGTGGGAGTGGCGCTGCTTTTTATATCGCAAATTTCACTTGCGCAAGACAAAAAACAAATAGGAAATGAAACGGTAAATGTGGTTAAACCTTATACTCCAAAAATTTCTGATGCTTCTAAAGTAAAAGAAGTGCCTGAGTTAGATGATGAGGGAAATGCTAAAAAAGAAACGATTAAATATACTATTTTTTCATTTCCAGTAGCCTCAACGTTTGCACCTTCTAAAGGAAAAGCTGAAGGAGTAGAGAAAGAAGAGCAAGCACATTTGTTTAAAAACTATGCAACTGCAGGTCTTGGTAACTACGGTACATTTATTGGGGAATTGTTTGTAAATCATGATCTAAATGATACGGATTATGTGGGCGGAATGTTCCGTCATCATTCATCTCAAGGCGGTATTAAAGACGTGTTGTTAGATGATAAATTCTATGATACTTCATTAGATTTAATGTACGGTTCAAATCGCGAAAATGTGTCGTGGAATCTTGATTTAGGTTTGCAGAATCAAATTTATAATTGGTATGGTTTACCAACTGATTTCGGTAGTGGATTAACTCCGCAAAACAGAGGGCAACTAATAAATAGTATTGATCCAAGACAATCTTACAATAGAATATCTTTAGGTGGAAATATCGCTTTTAAAGAAAGTATCTTAAATAAAATGAGTTTGGAATTCAGTCATTTTACGGATATTTTTAATTCTGCGGAAAATAGATTCTACATAAAACCAACAGTACAATTTGACGTAATGGATAGTGCTGTAAAAACAGATATAATAGTGGATTATGTAGGTGGAACTTTCGAAAAAAACTACATCAATAATACGCAGTCTTTAGAATATGGTTTTACAAACATAGGTATTTCTCCTAGTTTTGTAATGCTAAAAGAAGACTGGACATTGAATATTGGTGCTGCTATTTTTTACAGTATAGAAAATCAAAATACTAATAAATTGTATGTTTATCCAAAATTCAACGCTTCTTATAAAGTAGTTGGAGACTTAATGATTTTTTATGCTGGAGCAGAGGGAGATTTAAAGCAAAACTCGTATCAAGATTTAGTAGATTTAAATCCATTTTTGTCACCAACTTTATTCATTAAACCTTCGGATCAGCAATATGATATTTTTGCTGGTTTAAAAGGAAAACTAACAAATAATTTAAGTTATAATGTTAAGGGTTCTTATATTAACGAAAGAAACAAAGCATTATTTAGAAGTAATGATTACACTGAAAATACTGCTAATGAAAACTATGCTTTTGGAAATTCTTTTCAAGTAGTTTACGATGATATGCGAACATTGAATTTTTACGGAGAATTAAAAGCTGATTTTTCGGACAATGTAACTTTTGGCGTAAACGGAAGTTTCAGTAGTTTTAAGAATGATAATCAAAGTGAAGCCTGGAATTTACCAGCTATAAAAGTAAATACAAGTCTTGATTTTAATATTACAAAAAAATGGTTTGCAGGAGCTAATTTGTTTTACGTAGGAGAACGTAAAGACTATAAAACAAATATGGATATAGTGTATGTAGTTGCTCCAAGTCAAAATCCAACCACCTTAAAATCATATTTTGATGTTAACGCAAATGTTGGATACAATTATAGTGATCGTTTGACTGCATTTGTTAGAGCTAATAATATTGCAAATAATGGATACCAAAAATGGTTAAGTTATCCGGTACAGAGTTTTCAATTGATTCTAGGAGCAAATTATAAATTTGACTTTTAA
- a CDS encoding cell division ATP-binding protein FtsE, which yields MSQSVLSLKNVTIYQEAKSILTEVNLEVNHGEFLYIIGKTGSGKSSLMKTLYADLPLSEGEGSVVGFDLATLKENDIPFLRRKIGIVFQDFKLLPDRSINDNMLFVLKATGWTDKVEMEDKIVEVLNKVGMGNFGKKMPHQLSGGEQQRVAIARALLNDPELILADEPTGNLDPQTSVEVLELLKKINTNGKTIIMATHDYALLMKFPSKTLKCEDSKIFEVVQQRAV from the coding sequence ATGTCACAATCCGTCCTGTCTTTAAAAAATGTAACTATTTATCAAGAAGCAAAATCTATTTTAACAGAGGTAAACTTAGAGGTAAATCATGGAGAATTCCTTTACATCATTGGTAAAACAGGTTCTGGAAAAAGTAGTTTAATGAAAACTTTATATGCTGATTTACCTTTATCTGAAGGTGAAGGAAGTGTTGTAGGTTTTGATTTAGCCACTTTAAAAGAAAATGACATTCCTTTTTTAAGAAGAAAGATTGGTATTGTTTTTCAAGATTTCAAACTACTTCCAGACCGCAGTATCAATGACAATATGTTATTTGTACTTAAAGCAACTGGCTGGACTGATAAAGTAGAAATGGAAGACAAAATTGTTGAAGTTTTAAATAAAGTGGGAATGGGAAATTTTGGCAAAAAAATGCCCCATCAACTTTCAGGCGGTGAGCAGCAACGTGTGGCTATTGCACGTGCTTTACTGAATGATCCAGAATTGATTCTTGCTGATGAACCTACAGGAAATCTAGATCCACAAACTAGCGTTGAAGTACTAGAGCTACTAAAAAAAATCAATACGAACGGAAAAACCATCATTATGGCAACGCACGATTATGCGTTGTTAATGAAATTCCCTTCGAAAACATTGAAATGTGAGGACTCTAAAATTTTTGAAGTAGTTCAGCAAAGAGCAGTTTAA
- a CDS encoding tetratricopeptide repeat protein codes for MRKLSWGYLLTSFIISAGASAQKSDIYTHESKDFNRAVSLFKGQQYASAQLIFNKVAETANTVELKSDCAYYAANCAIRTNQSNADDLMEKFVSDYPTSVKQNQAYIEVAHYHFNQGNYPQALQWFDKVDESSLSRNDQDQFNFQKGYSFFNAQKKKEATTYLNKVVNSAEYGSQAKYYLGFMAYEGDDYKQATKYFDEVSTEEKYKEKLSYYQADMNFKLGNFQKAIDLGQKAMAKSTPAEKSELNKIIGESYFNLKKYDTAIPFLVAYKGKNGRWNNTDYYQLGYAYYKQKEYESAISQFNKIIGGKDSVAQNAYYHLGESYLNTNKKQQALNAFKNASEMSYDLAIQEDASLNYAKLSYELGNSYQSVPSILQGFLSKYPNNTSKSEIEKLVIDSYISSKNYKEALVLLEKNKSPENKLAYQKVLFYRGLELYTDGKYDDALKMFTKATTEQKDPIFAARAIFWKGETEYILNDFREALLSYKQFAASAQASKTAEYKNYNYNIAYSYFKLKEYDQAGNYFQSQIEKAPSDKVRLSDSYLRLADCRFVTSKYSQAMDAYNKVIESKSVDADYAYFQKAISYGFLSKNDKKIDELNNFIQSYPKSEYKDDALFELANTYVADNKNDLAIKTYERLNVEFKKGSFTSRAILRQGLVYYNTDKNDQAVIKFKKVAADFPRTPEALEAVATARLIYVDSGRVDEYASWVRTLDFVAVTDVELENDSYEAAEKQFQQNNSKQAIAGFNSYISQFPRGLHALKANYYLAQSYFAEGSESKAIPNYEFVVAQARSEFTEQSLSRLAQIYLKNKQTEKAIPVLLRLDNEADVAQNKTYAQSNLMKSYYELKDYPNAVVYAEKVLANTRMDDKVKSDAQIIIARAAFETGDEARAKVAYAQVQNIARGELAAEALYYDAYFKNKEGNYSASNDVVQKLAKNYSSYKYFGAKGLVLMAKNFYGLKDSFQATYILENVIKNFTDYPEVVADAKTTLDKIKTEEAKTNSSITK; via the coding sequence ATGCGTAAACTTTCTTGGGGCTATTTACTTACTTCTTTTATTATATCAGCTGGGGCTTCAGCACAAAAATCAGATATTTACACACATGAATCTAAGGATTTTAATAGAGCCGTTTCTTTATTTAAAGGGCAACAGTATGCATCTGCACAACTTATATTTAATAAAGTAGCTGAAACGGCAAATACTGTTGAATTAAAATCTGATTGTGCGTACTACGCTGCTAATTGTGCCATTCGAACCAATCAATCGAATGCTGATGATTTGATGGAGAAATTCGTTTCGGATTATCCTACTAGTGTTAAACAAAACCAAGCCTATATTGAAGTGGCGCATTACCATTTTAATCAAGGTAATTATCCGCAAGCGTTACAGTGGTTTGATAAAGTGGACGAAAGTAGTTTGAGTAGAAATGATCAAGATCAGTTTAACTTTCAAAAAGGCTACAGTTTCTTTAATGCACAAAAGAAAAAAGAGGCAACAACATATTTGAACAAAGTGGTGAATTCTGCCGAATATGGTTCTCAAGCAAAATATTATTTAGGTTTTATGGCATATGAAGGTGATGACTATAAGCAAGCCACAAAGTATTTTGACGAAGTTTCTACAGAAGAAAAATATAAAGAAAAGCTTTCCTATTATCAAGCGGATATGAATTTTAAGTTGGGTAATTTCCAAAAAGCGATTGACTTAGGTCAAAAAGCAATGGCGAAATCAACTCCTGCTGAAAAATCAGAATTGAATAAAATTATAGGGGAAAGCTACTTTAATTTAAAAAAATATGACACTGCAATCCCTTTTTTAGTTGCTTACAAAGGAAAAAATGGAAGATGGAATAACACTGATTATTACCAATTAGGGTATGCGTATTACAAGCAAAAAGAGTATGAAAGTGCAATTTCACAGTTCAATAAAATTATAGGTGGTAAAGATTCAGTTGCACAAAATGCGTACTATCACTTAGGTGAAAGTTATCTTAATACCAATAAAAAGCAACAGGCTTTAAATGCATTCAAAAATGCTTCAGAGATGAGCTATGATCTAGCTATTCAAGAAGATGCTAGTTTGAATTATGCTAAATTGAGTTATGAATTAGGGAATTCGTATCAAAGCGTGCCTTCAATTCTGCAAGGTTTCCTTAGTAAATATCCAAATAACACAAGTAAATCAGAGATTGAAAAATTAGTGATCGATTCTTATATTTCTTCTAAAAACTATAAGGAAGCTTTAGTTTTATTGGAAAAAAATAAATCACCTGAAAATAAATTAGCGTACCAAAAAGTGCTTTTTTACAGAGGACTTGAGTTATACACGGATGGGAAATATGATGATGCTTTAAAAATGTTTACCAAAGCAACTACAGAGCAAAAAGATCCTATTTTTGCAGCTAGAGCAATTTTCTGGAAAGGGGAAACAGAATATATTTTGAATGATTTTAGAGAAGCATTGTTGAGTTACAAACAATTTGCTGCTTCGGCTCAAGCATCAAAAACGGCTGAGTACAAAAATTACAATTACAATATTGCCTATTCGTATTTTAAACTAAAAGAGTACGATCAGGCAGGTAATTATTTTCAAAGCCAAATAGAAAAGGCGCCTTCTGATAAGGTGCGTTTAAGTGATTCGTATTTGCGTTTAGCTGATTGTCGTTTTGTCACTTCTAAGTACAGTCAAGCTATGGACGCTTATAATAAAGTGATTGAATCTAAAAGTGTTGATGCGGATTATGCTTATTTCCAGAAAGCAATTTCTTATGGGTTTTTGTCTAAAAATGACAAAAAAATTGACGAGTTAAATAATTTCATTCAATCGTATCCAAAATCAGAATATAAAGATGATGCACTTTTTGAATTAGCTAATACTTACGTTGCTGATAATAAAAATGATTTAGCGATTAAAACATACGAGCGTTTGAATGTTGAATTCAAGAAAGGCTCATTTACTTCCAGAGCTATTTTACGCCAAGGATTAGTTTATTATAATACAGATAAAAATGATCAGGCAGTAATTAAGTTTAAAAAAGTTGCTGCTGATTTTCCTCGCACTCCAGAGGCTTTAGAAGCAGTGGCAACCGCTAGATTGATTTATGTGGATAGTGGTAGAGTTGATGAGTATGCAAGTTGGGTTCGTACTTTAGATTTTGTTGCCGTAACTGATGTAGAGCTTGAAAATGACAGCTATGAAGCGGCTGAAAAACAATTTCAACAGAATAATTCAAAACAAGCAATTGCAGGATTTAATAGTTATATAAGTCAATTTCCTCGTGGTTTACATGCTTTAAAAGCTAATTATTACTTAGCACAATCTTATTTTGCTGAGGGTTCTGAAAGCAAAGCCATACCAAATTATGAATTTGTAGTTGCACAAGCACGAAGCGAATTTACGGAGCAATCTTTATCTCGTTTGGCTCAAATATATTTGAAAAACAAGCAAACTGAGAAAGCTATTCCTGTTTTATTACGTTTAGATAATGAAGCTGATGTTGCTCAGAATAAAACCTATGCACAATCTAATTTGATGAAATCTTACTACGAGCTAAAGGATTATCCAAATGCAGTAGTGTATGCTGAAAAAGTATTAGCAAACACTAGAATGGATGACAAAGTTAAAAGTGATGCTCAAATTATTATAGCACGAGCAGCATTTGAAACTGGTGATGAGGCACGAGCAAAAGTCGCTTATGCGCAAGTACAGAATATTGCTAGGGGAGAATTAGCAGCTGAGGCGCTATACTATGATGCGTATTTCAAAAATAAAGAAGGAAATTACAGTGCTTCAAATGATGTGGTTCAGAAACTGGCTAAGAATTATTCAAGTTATAAATATTTTGGAGCAAAAGGATTAGTCTTAATGGCTAAAAACTTCTACGGACTGAAAGATAGTTTTCAAGCAACTTATATTTTAGAAAATGTAATTAAAAACTTCACAGATTATCCGGAAGTAGTTGCAGACGCTAAAACAACGTTGGACAAAATTAAAACAGAAGAAGCTAAAACAAATTCATCGATAACAAAATAA